One genomic region from Spirulina subsalsa PCC 9445 encodes:
- a CDS encoding NAD(P)/FAD-dependent oxidoreductase, translated as MENILVIGAGLAGLTCAKSLQKAGHSVLILEKSRGVGGRVATKRLYNTCVDQGLPALEPQGQCTDQLLADLMAARSVQLWTETTHQWQGNHSLLPLSMGKQYSLPDGVNAIAKYLAQDLNILRQQRVEQIHYRDNSWEITCQMAEGELTVYSSQALVLAIPAPQAIPLVAPLKLPSILTPLESIEFDPTFSVMVGYTPTPQWEALPWQILTLPESSTVQKIFYDSRKRNHGEQVVFVLHSHPDFARHSLDSDDMETVARTLLETARERLDLPFDQPQWQQVHRWRYARPCNNLGLTCLSTADPLPLICCGDWCLGNSAEAALLSGNGAAQWLNAQLIHSQESPSL; from the coding sequence ATGGAGAATATTCTAGTTATTGGAGCAGGACTAGCGGGATTAACCTGTGCTAAATCCTTGCAAAAGGCCGGACATTCGGTTTTAATTTTGGAAAAATCCCGAGGGGTGGGGGGGAGAGTCGCCACCAAACGGCTTTATAATACTTGCGTGGATCAAGGTTTACCTGCTCTTGAACCCCAAGGGCAATGCACGGATCAACTGCTGGCGGATTTGATGGCGGCTCGTTCTGTGCAGTTGTGGACGGAGACGACCCATCAATGGCAAGGGAATCATAGTTTGCTGCCGCTCTCAATGGGCAAGCAATACAGCTTACCGGATGGGGTGAATGCGATCGCCAAATATCTCGCCCAAGACCTCAACATCCTACGCCAGCAACGGGTTGAGCAGATTCACTATAGGGATAACTCCTGGGAGATCACCTGTCAGATGGCAGAAGGGGAATTAACGGTATACTCCAGTCAGGCCTTAGTCTTAGCGATTCCAGCCCCCCAAGCGATTCCCCTTGTAGCCCCCCTCAAGCTTCCTTCTATCCTCACCCCCCTAGAGTCCATCGAATTTGACCCCACCTTTAGCGTTATGGTGGGATATACCCCAACTCCTCAATGGGAAGCACTGCCTTGGCAAATCCTCACCCTCCCGGAAAGCAGCACCGTGCAGAAAATTTTCTACGACAGTCGCAAGCGCAATCATGGGGAACAGGTGGTTTTCGTCCTGCACAGTCATCCCGACTTTGCCCGTCATTCTCTCGACTCTGACGACATGGAAACCGTCGCCCGAACACTTCTGGAAACCGCTAGGGAAAGGTTAGACTTGCCCTTTGACCAACCCCAATGGCAACAAGTTCACCGTTGGCGCTATGCCCGGCCTTGTAATAATTTAGGTCTGACCTGTCTCTCAACGGCGGACCCCTTGCCGTTGATTTGTTGTGGTGATTGGTGTTTAGGCAACAGTGCAGAGGCAGCGCTGCTTTCGGGCAATGGTGCCGCTCAGTGGCTGAACGCTCAGTTAATTCATTCGCAAGAATCCCCGTCTCTTTAG
- a CDS encoding helix-turn-helix domain-containing protein: MTKINNALGQVLIKYRTLAKISQEELADRAGIHRTYVSQIERGLKSPTLSILFKISESLNTTPSILLSEVEQILDDIHP, encoded by the coding sequence ATGACAAAAATTAATAACGCTTTGGGTCAAGTTCTGATTAAGTACAGAACATTGGCAAAAATTTCCCAAGAAGAGCTTGCTGACAGAGCAGGTATACACCGCACCTATGTTAGCCAGATAGAGCGCGGCTTGAAATCACCTACTTTATCGATTTTGTTTAAGATTTCAGAATCTTTAAACACAACTCCCAGTATTTTGCTGTCTGAAGTTGAACAGATATTAGATGACATACATCCTTAA
- a CDS encoding peptidylprolyl isomerase, producing the protein MKPLSKFWQDWGKRLLTTSLVALLLLPLSMTLSGAGWNTNSLSSGRKSQLAQGDAITDPTVILRYALPIDNQEVRQLQGSIEGISTSLRAKRWSTVTRDLKDAALILNYGKDEILADVPSDRQGEAQTLLAQVTEDVKQLQEAAENKDKPVVWEVRRRILNALTDLEELMVTGFPFTVPEDYANLPQLKGRATVEMETTQGTLTIVVDGYNAPVNAGNFVDLVQRGFYDGLEFFQREGFVVQTGNPPGEEEGFIDPKTGEYRAIPMEIRVQGDDEPIYGITLEDAGLYLAQPALPFNAYGALALARPSGDANGGSSQVFFFLFDRELTPPGYNLMDGRYSVFGYVVEGQDVLSKLTNQDQVIHARVIQGADNLEV; encoded by the coding sequence ATGAAACCTTTAAGTAAATTTTGGCAAGATTGGGGTAAACGCTTGCTCACAACAAGTTTAGTGGCTCTTTTACTGTTGCCCCTTTCTATGACATTAAGTGGCGCAGGATGGAATACTAATAGTTTGTCTTCAGGACGTAAAAGCCAACTCGCTCAAGGGGATGCCATTACAGATCCCACGGTCATTTTACGCTATGCCTTGCCCATTGATAATCAAGAAGTGCGACAACTGCAAGGGAGTATTGAGGGGATTTCTACCTCTTTGCGGGCTAAACGTTGGAGTACAGTGACGCGGGATCTTAAGGATGCCGCACTAATCTTAAATTATGGCAAAGACGAGATTCTCGCAGATGTTCCCAGCGATCGCCAAGGAGAAGCTCAGACCCTCCTCGCTCAAGTGACGGAGGATGTGAAGCAACTGCAAGAAGCCGCCGAGAATAAAGATAAACCTGTAGTGTGGGAAGTTCGGCGACGGATTTTAAACGCTTTGACGGATCTTGAGGAATTGATGGTCACAGGATTTCCCTTTACGGTACCTGAAGACTATGCCAATCTACCCCAACTGAAAGGTCGGGCTACAGTGGAGATGGAAACCACTCAAGGGACCCTAACCATTGTTGTAGATGGTTACAATGCTCCGGTCAATGCCGGAAATTTTGTCGATTTAGTCCAACGGGGTTTTTATGACGGTTTAGAGTTCTTCCAACGAGAAGGCTTTGTAGTGCAAACGGGTAATCCTCCGGGGGAAGAAGAGGGATTTATTGACCCCAAAACTGGGGAATATCGAGCGATTCCTATGGAAATTAGAGTACAAGGAGATGATGAGCCGATTTATGGCATTACGTTAGAAGATGCAGGGTTATATTTAGCCCAGCCGGCTTTACCGTTTAATGCTTATGGTGCTTTGGCGTTAGCGCGTCCGAGTGGGGATGCAAATGGGGGATCGTCTCAGGTGTTTTTCTTCCTGTTTGACCGTGAACTGACACCGCCGGGCTATAACTTAATGGATGGTCGTTATTCGGTGTTTGGTTATGTGGTAGAGGGTCAAGATGTATTGTCTAAGCTAACCAATCAAGATCAGGTAATCCACGCTCGGGTGATTCAAGGGGCGGATAATTTGGAGGTCTAG
- the nifJ gene encoding pyruvate:ferredoxin (flavodoxin) oxidoreductase, translating into MSTKTYAPLDGNEAVARVAYQLNEVIAIYPITPASPMGEWADAWMSEGRPNLWGTVPSVVEMQAEGGAAGTLHGSLQTGSLTTTFTASQGLLLMIPNLYKIAGELTPCVIHVAARSLAAQGLSIFGDHSDVTSARATGFAFLCSASVQEAQDLALIAHSATLESRIPFIHFFDGFRTSHEIQKIELLEDSVLRAMINDERVFEHRSRALTPDRPVLRGTAQNPDVYFQARESVNPFYDKCADAVQEAMDQFGQLTGRNYQLFEYHGAPDAERLVVLMGSGCETVHETVDYLVAQGEKVGVLKVRLYRPFAGIKFIEALPETVKAIAVLDRTKEPGSAGEPLYQDVLTVVQEALFSGDGALKAKVQNISTIVGGRYGLSSKEFNPAMVKSVFDNLTAGQAKNHFTVGINDDVTHTSLVYDPNFNTEPDSVVRAMFYGLGSDGTVGANKNSIKIIGDETENYCQGYFVYDSKKSGAVTVSHLRFGPDPIRSTYLISQANFVGCHQWLFLEKLDVLKAAAPGATFLLNTPFEVNEVWNNLPLEAQEQIVRKGLKVYVINANKVARDNGMGSRINTVMQTCFFALAGVLSKEEAIAQIKKAIEKTYGKKGKQIVEMNLKAVDNTLDNLFELPIGDVTSTFRRLPAMPDNAPDFVRDVEGKMLIKEGDELPVSVLPCDGTYPTATSQWEKRNVAQFIPTWDPDVCVQCGKCIMVCPHAVIRGKVYDEGQLANAPATFKSTAVRDKDFSGQKFTIQVAPEDCTGCGICVDVCPAKNKSQPSLKALNMEEQLPLRETERANWDYFLGLPNPNRTTLKLNQIKQQQLQEPLFEFSGACAGCGETPYLKLVSQLFGDRMVIANATGCSSIYGGNLPTTPWSQNADGRGPAWSNSLFEDNAEFGMGFRVSIDKQAQFATELLTQLAGTVGDNLVQEILNNRQTSEADIWDQRERVAQLKASLQGVDSPEAKQLLSLADYLVKKSVWIIGGDGWAYDIGYGGLDHVLASGRNLNVLVMDTEVYSNTGGQSSKATPRGAVAKFAAGGKPSAKKDLGLIAMTYGNIYVASVAMGARDEHTLRVFMEAEAYDGPSLIIAYSHCIAHGINMQTAMSHQKEIVESGRWLLYRYNPELTQQGKNPLQLDSRAPKKAVKDSMYNENRFKMLTKTKPEEAKRLLEEAQQDINLRWQMYEYLAARQTGNGHVTTEE; encoded by the coding sequence ATGAGTACCAAAACCTACGCCCCTCTAGATGGAAATGAAGCCGTTGCCCGTGTTGCCTATCAACTCAATGAAGTGATTGCCATTTATCCCATTACGCCCGCGTCTCCCATGGGGGAATGGGCAGATGCTTGGATGAGTGAAGGTCGCCCGAACCTATGGGGAACAGTGCCTTCTGTGGTGGAAATGCAGGCTGAAGGGGGGGCAGCCGGAACCCTACATGGTTCACTACAAACGGGCTCCCTCACCACGACATTTACAGCCTCTCAGGGGTTATTGTTAATGATCCCCAACCTCTACAAAATTGCGGGGGAATTAACGCCTTGTGTGATTCACGTTGCCGCACGGTCTTTAGCCGCCCAAGGGTTATCGATTTTTGGGGATCATAGTGATGTGACCTCCGCCCGGGCGACGGGTTTTGCTTTCTTGTGTTCCGCTTCGGTGCAGGAGGCGCAGGATTTAGCCCTCATTGCCCATAGTGCCACCCTAGAAAGTCGTATTCCTTTTATTCACTTCTTTGATGGGTTCCGCACGTCCCACGAAATCCAAAAAATCGAACTGTTAGAGGACAGTGTGTTACGGGCGATGATCAATGATGAGCGGGTGTTTGAACATCGTTCTCGCGCCCTGACTCCCGATCGTCCGGTGTTACGCGGTACGGCTCAAAACCCCGACGTTTATTTCCAAGCGCGGGAAAGTGTGAACCCCTTCTATGATAAATGTGCCGATGCGGTACAGGAGGCGATGGATCAATTTGGGCAACTGACGGGACGCAACTATCAACTGTTTGAGTATCACGGCGCACCGGATGCGGAACGACTGGTGGTGTTGATGGGATCGGGTTGTGAGACAGTCCATGAAACGGTGGATTATTTGGTCGCCCAAGGGGAAAAAGTAGGCGTGCTAAAAGTGCGTTTATATCGTCCGTTTGCGGGGATTAAGTTCATTGAAGCCCTGCCGGAAACGGTGAAGGCGATCGCGGTTCTCGACCGCACCAAAGAACCGGGATCCGCTGGGGAGCCCCTCTATCAAGATGTGCTGACGGTTGTCCAAGAGGCGCTGTTCAGTGGGGATGGGGCCTTAAAAGCTAAAGTACAAAACATTAGTACCATTGTGGGGGGACGTTATGGCCTCTCCTCCAAAGAATTCAACCCGGCAATGGTGAAATCGGTGTTTGATAATTTAACCGCAGGTCAAGCGAAAAACCATTTCACCGTGGGGATTAACGACGATGTGACCCACACTTCCCTAGTCTATGACCCCAACTTCAACACAGAACCGGATAGTGTGGTGCGGGCGATGTTCTACGGTTTAGGGTCTGATGGGACTGTGGGGGCGAACAAGAACTCAATTAAGATTATCGGGGACGAAACCGAGAACTACTGTCAGGGCTATTTTGTCTATGACTCGAAGAAATCCGGGGCGGTCACCGTCTCTCACCTACGTTTCGGGCCGGATCCCATCCGTAGCACCTATTTAATCTCTCAGGCGAACTTTGTCGGGTGTCACCAGTGGCTCTTTTTAGAAAAACTCGACGTTCTCAAAGCGGCCGCCCCAGGTGCTACTTTCCTGTTAAATACGCCCTTTGAGGTGAACGAGGTCTGGAATAACTTGCCCTTGGAAGCGCAGGAACAAATTGTGCGCAAAGGGTTAAAAGTCTATGTGATCAATGCCAATAAAGTGGCGCGGGATAATGGGATGGGCAGCCGGATTAATACGGTGATGCAAACCTGTTTCTTTGCCTTAGCGGGTGTGTTATCCAAAGAGGAGGCGATCGCACAAATCAAGAAAGCCATCGAAAAAACCTACGGCAAGAAAGGCAAACAAATTGTTGAGATGAACCTCAAAGCCGTAGACAACACCCTAGACAACCTCTTTGAACTGCCCATCGGCGATGTAACCTCCACCTTCCGCCGTCTCCCCGCCATGCCCGACAACGCCCCGGACTTTGTGCGCGACGTAGAAGGTAAAATGCTAATCAAAGAAGGCGACGAACTCCCCGTTAGTGTTCTGCCCTGTGATGGCACCTATCCCACCGCCACCTCCCAATGGGAAAAACGCAACGTCGCCCAATTTATCCCCACCTGGGATCCCGATGTTTGTGTGCAGTGCGGTAAATGTATCATGGTTTGTCCCCATGCCGTCATTCGCGGCAAAGTTTACGACGAGGGACAACTAGCCAACGCCCCCGCCACCTTCAAATCAACCGCCGTCCGGGATAAAGACTTTAGCGGTCAGAAATTCACTATCCAAGTCGCCCCAGAAGACTGTACCGGGTGCGGAATTTGTGTAGATGTTTGTCCCGCCAAAAACAAATCCCAGCCCTCCCTGAAAGCCTTAAATATGGAGGAACAGCTACCCCTGCGGGAAACGGAACGGGCGAACTGGGATTACTTCTTAGGTCTGCCCAATCCCAACCGCACCACCCTAAAACTCAACCAAATCAAGCAACAACAACTACAAGAACCCCTCTTTGAGTTCTCCGGGGCCTGTGCGGGGTGTGGAGAAACCCCCTACTTAAAACTGGTTAGTCAGTTATTTGGCGATCGCATGGTCATCGCCAACGCCACCGGATGTTCCTCCATCTACGGCGGCAACCTCCCCACCACCCCCTGGTCACAAAACGCCGACGGACGCGGCCCCGCCTGGTCCAACTCCCTCTTTGAAGACAACGCCGAATTCGGCATGGGCTTCCGCGTCTCCATCGACAAACAAGCCCAATTTGCCACCGAACTCCTGACCCAACTCGCCGGCACCGTTGGGGACAACCTCGTACAAGAGATCCTCAACAACCGCCAAACCAGCGAAGCCGACATCTGGGACCAACGGGAACGAGTCGCCCAACTCAAAGCCAGCTTACAGGGAGTAGACAGCCCAGAAGCCAAACAACTGCTCAGTTTAGCCGATTATCTCGTTAAAAAATCCGTCTGGATTATCGGCGGAGACGGCTGGGCCTACGACATTGGCTATGGTGGTTTAGATCACGTCCTCGCCAGTGGCCGTAACCTGAACGTTTTGGTCATGGACACCGAAGTTTACTCCAACACCGGAGGACAATCCTCCAAAGCCACCCCTCGCGGTGCCGTCGCCAAATTTGCGGCAGGCGGGAAACCCAGCGCCAAAAAAGACCTCGGCCTGATTGCCATGACCTACGGCAACATTTACGTCGCCTCCGTTGCGATGGGCGCACGGGATGAACACACCCTGCGCGTCTTCATGGAAGCCGAAGCCTATGACGGCCCCTCCCTGATCATTGCCTACTCTCACTGTATCGCTCACGGCATCAATATGCAGACCGCCATGAGTCATCAGAAAGAGATTGTAGAAAGTGGTCGCTGGCTGTTATATCGCTATAACCCCGAGTTAACCCAACAAGGGAAAAACCCCTTACAACTGGACTCTCGCGCACCCAAGAAAGCGGTTAAAGATTCGATGTACAACGAAAACCGCTTCAAAATGTTGACCAAAACCAAACCCGAAGAAGCCAAACGCTTACTCGAAGAAGCCCAACAAGACATTAACTTACGTTGGCAAATGTACGAATATCTGGCCGCCCGTCAAACCGGAAACGGTCACGTTACAACGGAGGAATAA
- a CDS encoding dihydroorotate dehydrogenase-like protein, with protein MDLTTTYLGLNLKSPLVPSAAAPLTENLDNIKLMEDSGAAAVVLHSIFEEQLEKEQYELHHHLTYGTETFAEALTYFPEPETFHVGPELYLDHIRSCKESVNIPIIASLNGNNIGGWTHFAKLIQEAGADALELNIYDIPTDMHTTGAQIEQNYLDILTAVKAEVSIPVALKLSPFFSNMAYMAKRFSDAGADGLVLFNRFYQPDIDIDELVVRPNILLSTPQAMRLPMRWIAILYGRIECDLASTSGIQHGKDALKMLMAGANITQICSVLLRHGIPYIRTLEQEIVHWMEENEYESVKQMQGSMSQIKCPNESAFERVQYMQGIQSYHPDSFTFAP; from the coding sequence ATGGATCTCACAACCACGTATCTAGGACTGAACTTAAAATCCCCCCTCGTTCCTTCCGCCGCCGCCCCCTTAACCGAGAATCTGGACAACATTAAATTAATGGAAGATTCCGGCGCGGCCGCCGTTGTGCTGCATAGTATTTTTGAGGAACAATTAGAGAAAGAACAATACGAACTGCATCACCATTTAACCTACGGAACAGAAACCTTTGCCGAAGCTTTAACCTACTTCCCAGAACCCGAAACCTTCCACGTCGGCCCTGAATTGTATTTAGACCACATTCGCAGTTGTAAGGAATCGGTTAATATTCCCATTATTGCCTCCTTAAACGGTAATAATATTGGCGGTTGGACTCATTTTGCTAAACTAATTCAAGAAGCCGGAGCCGACGCTTTAGAATTGAATATCTATGATATTCCTACCGATATGCACACCACAGGGGCGCAAATTGAGCAGAATTATCTAGATATTTTAACCGCCGTCAAAGCCGAGGTTTCTATTCCTGTTGCCTTGAAACTCAGCCCATTTTTTAGCAATATGGCGTACATGGCTAAACGCTTTAGTGATGCCGGGGCCGATGGGTTAGTTTTGTTTAACCGTTTCTATCAACCGGACATTGATATTGATGAATTAGTCGTGCGTCCCAATATTTTGTTAAGCACACCCCAAGCGATGCGTTTACCCATGCGCTGGATTGCCATTTTATACGGGCGCATTGAGTGTGATTTAGCCTCCACCAGTGGGATACAACATGGCAAAGACGCGCTGAAAATGTTAATGGCTGGGGCAAATATTACCCAGATTTGTTCTGTGTTATTGCGTCATGGGATTCCCTACATTCGCACCTTAGAACAGGAAATCGTGCATTGGATGGAGGAAAATGAGTATGAGTCTGTGAAGCAAATGCAAGGCAGTATGAGTCAGATTAAATGTCCGAATGAAAGCGCCTTTGAACGGGTGCAATATATGCAGGGGATTCAATCTTATCATCCTGATTCTTTCACCTTTGCCCCATAG
- the phaE gene encoding class III poly(R)-hydroxyalkanoic acid synthase subunit PhaE yields the protein MTNNTKNWNNMASEVVNTWTETSTQVWRNWFDFMGTVSTAKPLGDVQPELDKFTHRYLENQDLWLRFVKLSFDAWKDIFPQLESGGDWPKTMSQYAQKMREQLESVSHGNLQINQDVAQMWQLYLQEVQKVTQLWLDPMGLHLGTMGKAATGNSSAWIELNNLYWNLFYEESFGSLMQSPILGPTREFNGKLVRSFDAWKNLNQASINYQVVLADIQVRSFESLMQNLISRAEKGEAIQTWKQFQQVWSEIADDVFGEAFCKEENLKIRGAFLNALSAYRLEQQELMELFLKSMNMPLRSEVDEMHKTIYELRKELKQLKKDLAQKDAQKEVTLSSKDSKTATTNKAEKPKGTDA from the coding sequence ATGACCAACAACACGAAAAACTGGAATAATATGGCCAGTGAAGTGGTTAATACTTGGACAGAAACCAGTACCCAAGTTTGGCGGAACTGGTTTGATTTTATGGGAACCGTTTCCACCGCCAAACCCCTTGGAGATGTTCAGCCAGAACTCGATAAATTCACCCATCGTTATCTCGAAAATCAGGACTTGTGGCTGCGCTTCGTTAAACTCTCCTTTGATGCGTGGAAAGATATTTTCCCCCAACTCGAAAGCGGCGGCGACTGGCCTAAAACCATGAGTCAGTATGCCCAAAAAATGCGCGAACAACTCGAAAGTGTGAGCCACGGCAACCTACAAATTAATCAAGATGTTGCCCAAATGTGGCAATTGTATCTACAAGAAGTCCAGAAAGTGACCCAACTTTGGTTAGATCCAATGGGACTCCATCTAGGTACAATGGGCAAAGCCGCCACGGGAAATAGTTCCGCTTGGATTGAGTTAAATAACCTCTACTGGAACTTATTCTATGAAGAAAGCTTTGGTAGCTTGATGCAAAGTCCAATTCTCGGACCGACGCGAGAATTTAATGGCAAATTAGTTCGCAGTTTTGACGCATGGAAAAACCTCAATCAAGCAAGTATTAACTACCAGGTAGTTTTAGCAGATATTCAAGTGCGTTCCTTTGAATCTCTGATGCAAAACTTGATTTCTCGCGCTGAAAAAGGCGAAGCTATTCAAACTTGGAAGCAATTCCAACAAGTTTGGAGCGAAATTGCTGATGATGTTTTTGGTGAGGCATTTTGTAAGGAGGAAAACTTAAAAATTCGCGGCGCGTTCTTAAATGCTTTAAGTGCCTATCGACTGGAACAACAAGAGTTAATGGAATTGTTCCTAAAAAGCATGAATATGCCCTTACGCAGTGAAGTAGACGAGATGCACAAAACTATCTATGAACTGCGCAAAGAACTAAAACAACTTAAAAAAGACCTTGCACAAAAGGACGCGCAAAAAGAAGTTACTTTGTCATCTAAAGACAGTAAAACTGCGACAACGAATAAAGCAGAAAAGCCTAAAGGAACTGATGCTTGA
- the phaB gene encoding acetoacetyl-CoA reductase PhaB yields MVSLGLEDKVIVVTGGNRGIGKAIVNLLLELGAKVAYTDIVISDDDGKALAVEADVTSLESMQAAAQTITEKLGPVYGVVANAGITRDNFFTKLTDADWDAVINVNLKGVKNTIQPFIEGMYEQNGGSIVAISSISGDRGNAGQANYAATKAGVIGIVKSLARECARYSVRANAIAPGFINTEMTQAIPDKVRDKITAEIPFRRFGEPQDIAWAVAYLLSPVASSYVSGEVLRVNGAHHT; encoded by the coding sequence ATGGTATCTCTGGGATTAGAAGATAAAGTCATCGTCGTAACCGGTGGAAATCGAGGGATTGGCAAAGCGATTGTCAACTTGTTGCTGGAATTAGGCGCAAAAGTGGCTTATACCGACATTGTGATTTCCGACGACGACGGCAAAGCCTTAGCCGTGGAAGCCGATGTCACCAGTTTAGAATCAATGCAGGCGGCCGCCCAAACCATCACCGAAAAACTCGGCCCCGTCTATGGGGTGGTGGCCAATGCAGGCATCACGCGGGATAACTTCTTTACCAAACTCACCGATGCGGATTGGGATGCCGTCATTAACGTTAACTTAAAAGGCGTTAAAAACACCATCCAGCCCTTTATTGAAGGGATGTATGAGCAGAATGGGGGATCCATTGTCGCTATTAGTTCCATTTCAGGCGATCGCGGGAATGCCGGACAAGCCAACTATGCCGCCACCAAAGCGGGAGTTATCGGCATCGTCAAATCCTTAGCGCGGGAATGTGCGCGGTATAGTGTGCGGGCCAATGCGATCGCCCCCGGATTCATCAACACCGAAATGACCCAAGCCATCCCCGACAAAGTGCGCGACAAAATCACCGCAGAAATCCCCTTCCGACGCTTCGGAGAACCTCAAGATATTGCTTGGGCCGTTGCCTATCTCCTCTCCCCCGTCGCCAGTAGCTACGTCTCCGGTGAAGTCCTGCGCGTTAATGGCGCACATCATACTTAA
- a CDS encoding thiolase family protein has product MTDTYIVSAVRTPLGRFGGGLSGFAPTELGGYAMAAALQKAGIAPENLDLYIMGNVLRGGHGQLLPRQAAIKAGIPPTVDGYAIDMVCSSAMMALYNGMITIRAGEADVVLAGGMESMSQTAFALSARARWGYKTLLGAPEPLTDLLIYDGLTDSLTGEGMGEQTERLAADHGFTREALDEVAAYSQQRAAAATARGAFKGEITPVEVRVKKETKLLESDEGIRAETTLESLAKLRPAFKPDGVLTAGNCSQLSDGAAALILASGEAVERYGLTPLAKVLGGAWAGGESWRFPEVPIYATKKLLDKLGMGIADFDLFENNEAFAVSNLLFNKLLGVPHEQLNVNGGAIALGHPIGASGARVVVTLLNALQEQDKTRGIAALCHGTGGGTAIALERL; this is encoded by the coding sequence ATGACTGACACTTATATTGTCTCCGCAGTTCGTACACCGTTAGGTCGTTTTGGGGGTGGCTTGTCGGGATTTGCGCCTACCGAATTGGGAGGCTATGCAATGGCGGCTGCTCTCCAAAAGGCTGGCATTGCTCCAGAAAACCTCGATCTCTACATTATGGGCAATGTCCTACGAGGGGGACATGGGCAATTGCTCCCCCGTCAAGCGGCGATTAAGGCGGGGATTCCTCCGACGGTGGATGGTTACGCCATTGATATGGTTTGTTCCTCGGCGATGATGGCCCTTTATAACGGGATGATTACCATTCGGGCAGGGGAGGCGGATGTGGTGTTAGCGGGGGGCATGGAATCTATGTCTCAGACGGCTTTTGCTCTTTCTGCCCGGGCGCGTTGGGGCTATAAAACCCTGTTGGGTGCGCCGGAACCGTTGACGGATTTATTGATTTATGACGGTTTGACGGATTCTCTGACGGGTGAAGGAATGGGAGAACAAACGGAACGTCTGGCGGCGGATCATGGTTTTACCCGTGAGGCGCTGGATGAGGTGGCGGCTTATTCCCAACAACGGGCGGCAGCAGCGACAGCGCGAGGGGCTTTCAAGGGAGAAATTACCCCGGTAGAGGTGCGGGTGAAGAAGGAAACCAAGTTACTGGAGAGTGATGAGGGGATTCGTGCTGAGACGACGCTGGAAAGTTTGGCGAAGTTACGCCCTGCCTTTAAGCCGGATGGGGTGTTAACGGCGGGGAATTGTAGCCAACTCTCTGATGGGGCGGCGGCGTTAATTCTTGCCAGTGGGGAGGCTGTAGAGCGTTATGGCTTAACACCGTTGGCGAAGGTGTTAGGGGGTGCTTGGGCGGGGGGCGAAAGTTGGCGTTTCCCGGAAGTGCCGATTTATGCCACGAAGAAGCTGCTGGATAAGCTGGGGATGGGTATAGCGGATTTTGATTTGTTTGAGAATAACGAGGCTTTTGCGGTGAGTAATTTGTTGTTTAACAAGTTGCTGGGGGTGCCTCATGAGCAGTTGAATGTGAATGGGGGTGCGATCGCCCTTGGCCATCCCATCGGCGCATCGGGGGCGCGGGTGGTTGTCACGCTGTTAAATGCCCTACAGGAACAGGATAAAACACGCGGTATTGCGGCTTTGTGTCATGGTACCGGGGGCGGAACTGCGATCGCCTTAGAACGACTATAA